The Zymoseptoria tritici IPO323 chromosome 4, whole genome shotgun sequence genome includes the window TTCTGGCCGTCTTCGTTATTGTCATTTTGTACATCTTGACGGGAATGTACTACCGGCCGACCGCACGGGAACTTCGACGACTTGACGCTTTGACTCGCAGTCCGATTTACGAGCACGTTTCCGAGTCGTTGAACGGGATCATGGTCATTCGATCGCTGGGAGCGCTGCAGACAACcctcgatcggaatcgagAGAATCTCAACACCGAGAATTCGCCATACTGGTTATCAGTAGCTTGTCAGCGATGGCTCAGCGTTCGGCTGGATCTCCTGGGTACATGTCTGGTGCTGCTAGTCGgactcatcgtcgtcggcagTCGGTCGTCGATTTCCGCCGCGCAAGGTGGTGTTGCTCTGAGCTATATCGTCACGGTCCAGGCGGTCTTTGGGTTCATGATCCGGCAGTCGGCGGAGATTGAAAACAACATGAACGCCATTGAGCGGCTGCTGTACTATTCCCATGATGTACCGCAGGAGCCACCTCACAAGAGGGAGGGAGATGTCGGtctggtggagaagaagtggCCTGGGCAAGGCGCCATCGAGATGCGAGATGTCGTCTTCACTCATCGCGAAGGGCTGGAGCCATCGCTTCGAGGCGTGAATCTGGTCATTCCTGCTGGGTGTCGTCTTGCCCTCGTGGGACGCACAGGGTCTGGCAAAAGCACGATGCTTGCGGCGCTGGTCGGGATGGGTGAGATCACAGCTGGGACCATCATGGTTGACGGCGTGGATGTGAGCACGATCGGTCTGAACCTGCTTCGCAAACGAATCGCATTCATGCCGCAAGAAGCAGCAGTACTGAGCGGAACACTGCGATACAATCTCGATCCATTCGGCGAGCACGACGACGCCGACCTCTGGCGGGTAATGCACCAAGTCGGGCTGTCCTCGATCTCCGCACAGAGTTCCGCAGAGACATTAACATCAAGCGACCAGGAGAAGTCGTCCCCAGATGACGCCGCAATCAGCCCATCCAGTCACAGTCACAGTCAGCACCTTACCCTCGACACCCCCATCCACGCCGAGCGCTCCGACCTCTCATCCGGTCAGCGCTCGCTCATCTCCCTGGCCCGTGCACTGATCAAAGACGCATCAATCTTCGTGCTCGACGAAGCAACCGCATCAATGGACATGGAACTCGACCATCGACTGCAACGCGTCCTTCGAGAAAACCTCCGCGGCAAAACGACCATCGTCATCGCGCATCGACTGGATTCCGTGGTGGGAAGTTCGGATCTCATTTGCGTAATGGACGAGGGTCGAGTTGCCCAGTGCGGGAGTCCGATGGATTTGTTtggggaggaaggagggcACTTCCGGAGTCTGTGTTCCGACGCAGGGCTGGGCGAGCTAGATCTTGTTGAGGCGAGGAGGCGCTTCGTCAGCAGCTGAGGAAGACTTGGCCGCTCGCAGGCCTTCCGTGTCTCGTGGTCGCTCTTCACAACCCCGTGCCCTCCGCTTCAACCCATCAAGCTGGCAGCAGAGCTCGGTGAGTCCGGAACAGTCACCGCAGCCCGAATCCAAGCGAGCAGCCAAGAGACGTAGGCGTAATGAGGATCGAAATGCACCGCTCGAGACAGCACGTATAACGGCCGCCGGCTTCCGCTCCTACGACCCAAACACTGGTCTCACCCGCACCCAGACCAAAGCGTGCCATAGATCCGGACATAATCCAGCTGCGGTCGGTGCTCGCAAGAGAGCGATTTCCAGGCTACTTAATTAACAAGATAAGAGCGCATTAGAGCGAGGCGACACTGTCGAAGATCGAACTATCCCAGACCCGCGGCCGCATCACGAGTCTAATAATGACGGAGACGTTGAAGTCGACCCGGACCTCCTTTTAAGTCGGGTCAACGACAGGGacagcgacggcgacggcgatgtcgAACTTGACCCCGACATAATGCGAGGCGATCGCGGCGATCGCGGGTCTTACAATAATTTCGACACCGATCGTAACGTAAATGACGAGCAAGGCTACCAAGCTCAAAATCACCGGCGCAGGCGTTGAAACCATTATCCAAAATTTCTCGGATCGGAGGGTCCACCGCTATCCGTCTCTTCACCGTCCAGAGTGCAAGCTGTCATTGGCAAGCTCTCCCATAACGCTGGTTGTTGGGTTTGTTGTTGGGGATCAATCCTTTACCATACCATGCATCGTGTGAACTTGTTTTTGTGGGTTGAATATCGTTCAGAGGTTCGATAATGTTGAAGAATCGAGGTTTTCTTGCCACTCCTGAGTTTCAAAATCGCTACGGCCGCCTATAACATCGTGCAAAGTTGCATCGACCCAAAACGGGAACTTTTTCCATGATCGCGATATTATTCCCCGCCTAGATTTTTCGGCCGACGTACAAGAATCTGAATGAGATGGACTTTTCTCCCACTTTCCAACGATATTCCGTGACTCCCACAACACGCCCATTCTGCACTGCAATCGTTTCAGCATCTTCATCCAACACACATTCATTCATCTTGTCAAACTTCCCGCAACTTGCAGACTCTTTGACCATCACACTCGACGCTCGTTCAACGATCCCCACGCCTCCTCAGACATGTCGCCACAACTCATTCTGCGAGGCCGTTGGCTTCACGCTGCCATCTGGATCGAAGGACTGGTTGCTGTGACCATGTTCGGATACTGTGCTGCCTCGGCGGGCGGTGTGCTCAACATGTCCAGTTTCCAGTCGCAGTTCGAGGCCATCGATGTCGCCAACGCTCCGGAGAGTGAGAAGCAGCATACGTCTACTATTCAAGGTATGTTGAATCTGGCTGGAGGTCGTTGAGGAGGAGCATACATACTGACGGTCCATTGCAATGTACAGGAACGGTTGTCGCTGTGTAAGTCCATCGTCGGGCGGATATCCTTCCGGGCATGACGCCAGTTTGTGTGGACGGCACTCACGTCGAACGCATTGCGTATATGGAAGGACGCTGACCATTGATCTTTCCTTTCCAGATACACCTTGTTCGGCATCGTCGGCGCTCTCGTCGGCGGCACATTTCTCGGAGATCTGCTCGGACGTCGCAAGAGCATCTTCCTGGCGGCCACCCTTCAATTGCTCGGCGCGATCCTCATGGGAACGTCATACTCCTTGGCTCAGCTCATCATCGGTCGAGTCTTCACTGGACTTGGTGTCGGAGCCATCGTCGGTGAGCAATACTGATCGTGTACATCAGGTTGACTTCGCATACTGACAGACAGAATAGCCGCCGTTCCAGTCTGGCAATCAGAGCTATCGGAGGCAGAGAACAGAGGATGGCAGATCGCATCGATCAGTATCTCCAGCGGTATTGGACTGTACGTATCCACCAGGCGGAGCTCATGCTGCATGGTTCAGCGATGCGCTGGACTTCGCCGGACTTCCGTCGTTGTTGACACCATTCATCTATGCCATGCTGACCCCTTCCAGGATGGCCGCACAATGGCTGGCATTCGCAATGTCGTTCGTCGACGGATCGATCGCTTGGAGACTGACGCTTTCTGGATCCGGActcatctccatcttcgtcaTGGCAACGATCTTTGTGTTGCCTGAGAGCCCTCGATGGTAACatatcctcttcctcgataCATCTGCATCGGCTGACCTTCTTGTGTCCAGGCTCAAGCTGAAAGGACGAGGCGACGAAGCGAGGCAAATCCTGGAGATGCTTCTTGAAGAGCCGGAGGACGTGGACAAATCGATTGCCGACATAGAGCAGGCCTTGCGAATCTCTGCGAGCCAGGCCGGGCTGAAAGACCTGTTCTCGATGGGTCCGCAGCGGAACCTCCATCGGATGCTTCTGGCTTGTGGCGTACAGGTCATGCTTCAGGTAGACATTCACCATGACACCGATGTTGGGCAAGGCTGATACGTCAATACCACAGTTCACTGGAGTCAACGCTCTCATCTTTTATACTCAGACCATTTACGAGACCAACCTCGGCTTCTCTCCGGTCAAGGCCGGTATCCTGTCAGCGACCTCCCCGGTTTTCATGGTCCTCGGCGGTCTCGCCACAGCTGGCGCTGTCGACAAATATGGAAGAAGGGCTTTGATGATGTTCTCAGCCGCCGGAATGGCCGTATGCTTCGCCTTTGTGATCGGCCTTATTGCTCTAGGCACTCCCACCGCTCTGATAGCTTCTGTTGCCTTCCTGTACTTTGGTCAGCCCATACACCCGAAAACAGTCTCAGCTGACATCAAGCGCAGTTACATATACTACC containing:
- the MFS gene encoding MFS1 putative major facilitator superfamily transporter (MFS1 monosacharide transporter, STL1- like plasma membrane sugar and general transporter, high affinity glucose transport, integral of membrane), which encodes MSPQLILRGRWLHAAIWIEGLVAVTMFGYCAASAGGVLNMSSFQSQFEAIDVANAPESEKQHTSTIQGIYTLFGIVGALVGGTFLGDLLGRRKSIFLAATLQLLGAILMGTSYSLAQLIIGRVFTGLGVGAIVAAVPVWQSELSEAENRGWQIASISISSGIGLMAAQWLAFAMSFVDGSIAWRLTLSGSGLISIFVMATIFVLPESPRWLKLKGRGDEARQILEMLLEEPEDVDKSIADIEQALRISASQAGLKDLFSMGPQRNLHRMLLACGVQVMLQFTGVNALIFYTQTIYETNLGFSPVKAGILSATSPVFMVLGGLATAGAVDKYGRRALMMFSAAGMAVCFAFVIGLIALGTPTALIASVAFLYIYYLVYTIGFIGIPFMYASEIAPVQLRAAICGVSVAVSWICSYIVVQITPLGIAAMKSNFFIVWLILNASFVPIVYYFYPETAGRSLEEIDAIFEQSKSCLDSVRIAKTMPLMRSSTPDPEMAVHVTKHVVEKV